CTCCGGGATGAAGAAGGAGTCGCCCGCATAGTAGAGCTCGTCGTTGATGAGCACGCCCACGTTGTCGACGACCGGGATGCTCTCGTGGATGACCGCGTGCCGCCCGCCGAAGAAGCGGAGGGTGAACGGCTCCGCCTCGACGGCGTCGCCGGGGTGCACCACGGTGATGTCGAAGTCCGCCGCCGCCTTCGCCACGCCCTCCGGCGCGTAGATGGGCACCTCGGGGTTGCGGTCGAGGATGCGGTTCAGCTGCTCGGGCGTCCAGTGGTCGGCGTGCTCGTGGGTGATGACGACGGCCGCGGTGTTCGTGGTGTCGGTGAGCGGCGACGTGAAGCTGCCCGGGTCGACGAACAGCTTGCGTCCCGACTCCTCGAGGAGCAGGGCGGCGTGTTCGAACTTGGTGAGTCTCATGGCTCCAGGAAATACCGGAACAGGGGAGCGCGCAACTCCGC
The sequence above is a segment of the Leifsonia williamsii genome. Coding sequences within it:
- a CDS encoding MBL fold metallo-hydrolase, coding for MRLTKFEHAALLLEESGRKLFVDPGSFTSPLTDTTNTAAVVITHEHADHWTPEQLNRILDRNPEVPIYAPEGVAKAAADFDITVVHPGDAVEAEPFTLRFFGGRHAVIHESIPVVDNVGVLINDELYYAGDSFFIPEGVEVDVLAAPAGAPWMKVAETIDYVLAVKPKRSFPVHEMVLSRAGKDLSNSRLAWATEQGGGQFFPLEPGDALDL